A single genomic interval of Pochonia chlamydosporia 170 chromosome 7, whole genome shotgun sequence harbors:
- a CDS encoding BRCA1 C Terminus domain-containing protein (similar to Metarhizium robertsii ARSEF 23 XP_007819178.2), whose translation MPKRPPPSLPKPAPPRNTAFDPWNSSSTGHQRPEQQLGTGWRDSRNRKLNSQFQSGPTGGHRMSDTWGPNADHNFKNTSTNSVVDMLKKPGLMKESLDRAQDGQQDTGSADSERGIFAGCVIYVNGSTYPLVSDHKLKQLLSENGAQTSLHLGRRRVTHVILGRPAGGAVKGAGGGLAGGKMEREIRRIGGCGVRFVGVEWVLESLKAGIRLPEARFSNVKVAAKGQGSVYALCGGAS comes from the exons ATGCCCAAACGACCGCCGCCTTCACTCCCAAAGCCAGCTCCCCCGCGCAACACGGCCTTCGACCCCTGgaactcctcctccaccggcCACCAGCGTCCAGAGCAACAACTCGGCACAGGATGGCGCGACTCACGCAACAGGAAACTAAACAGCCAGTTCCAATCCGGACCTACAGGCGGACACCGTATGAGTGACACATGGGGACCCAACGCAGACCACAACTTCAAAAATACAAGCACAAACTCAGTGGTGGACATGCTCAAGAAGCCAGGGCTGATGAAGGAATCCCTTGATAGAGCTCAAGATGGACAACAGGACACGGGAAGCGCAGATTCAGAAAGGGGCATATTCGCCGGCTGTGTAATCTACGTCAACGGGAGCACGTACCCCCTCGTTTCGGACCACAAGCTGAAGCAGCTGCTCAGTGAGAACGGCGCCCAGACGAGTTTACACCTGGGGAGACGGAGGGTCACGCACGTTATACTGGGGAGACCGGCTGGCGGGGCGGTTAAAGGTGCGGGAGGGGGTTTGGCAGGAGGCAAGATGGAGAGGGAGATTCGAAGGATAGGGGGCTGCGGTGTGCGGTTTGTGGGTGTTGAATG GGTGCTGGAGAGTCTAAAGGCGGGTATACGACTACCAGAAGCAAGGTTTTCAAACGTCAAAGTTGCGGCCAAGGGGCAGGGAAGTGTGTACGCATTGTGCGGTGGTGCGTCTTGA
- a CDS encoding acyl-CoA synthetase (similar to Coccidioides immitis RS XP_001247156.1) has protein sequence MASREAGSHLQDDVLRHSLDKPEEFWAHQAEHLHWHKKPSESLRRTRRSLKDGSVTHDSWEWFPGGEISTCYNCIDRHVEAGRGDNVAIYYDSPVTRTKETYTYRKLLEEVEVLAGVLRAEGVKKGDVVMLYMPMIPSALIGMYAVNRLGAVHAVVFGGFAPNALAQRIEACKPVAILTASCGIDGNKPPIAYQPLVEEAVRISPHKPLRTLIWQRPQVRWNPDRNSGQATWQKVVRSARARQIKAECVPVASTDPVYIIHTSGTTGAPKGVMRDAAGHAVGLNLSISYLFDIHGPGDVAFTASDIGWVVGHSYIVYAPLLAGASTVLYEGKPVGTPDASSFWRVVEEYKVNMMFTAPTALRAIKRDDPENKFLSTVGGRGGLRSLRGLFLAGERSEPSLISMYQDLLDKYAAPDAHVIDNWWSSESGSPMTGRALVPHTGKDRTSSVRNHPPAIIKPGSAGKAMPGFDVRVVDDQGRQVERGSMGNIVLGMPLAPTAFRTLWEDEERFYKSYLKRFGGQWLDTGDAGMIDEDGYVHVMSRNDDVLNVSAHRLSSGGIEQAITSHPLVAEASIVGIPDAIKGQLPFAFITLSTANHPTSAVPDEKIASEIQALVRKQVGAIASLGGIIQGKGMIPKTRSGKTLRRVLRELVENGVHGEFDKEVTVPSTVEDSSVVEVAREKVREYFEKSEGKHAAVEGLKSKL, from the exons ATGGCTTCAAGAGAAGCAGGTTCCCACCTACAAGACGACGTGCTTCGGCACAGCCTGGACAAACCCGAGGAATTCTGGGCCCACCAAGCTGAACATCTACACTGGCACAAAAAGCCGAGCGAGTCGTTGCGCCGGACGAGACGGTCTCTCAAGGACGGCAGCGTCACCCACGATTCGTGGGAATGGTTTCCCGGCGGCGAGATTTCCACATGCTACAATTGTATTGATAGACATGTTGAGGCGGGGCGAGGCGACAATGTTGCCATTTATTATGACAGCCCTGTCACTCGAACCAAGGAGACGTACACGTATCgcaagctgttggaggaagttgaggttCTGGCGGGTGTGTTGAGGGCGGAGGGTGTCAAGAAGGGCGATGTTGTCATGCTGTATA TGCCCATGATCCCATCCGCCTTGATTGGCATGTACGCCGTTAACCGCCTCGGTGCCGTCCACGCCGTCGTCTTTGGAGGATTCGCCCCGAATGCACTCGCACAACGAATTGAAGCGTGTAAACCCGTTGCCATACTCACTGCGTCGTGTGGCATCGACGGAAATAAACCTCCTATTGCCTACCAGCCGCTCGTGGAAGAGGCGGTTAGGATTTCACCACACAAACCTCTGCGAACACTCATATGGCAGCGCCCTCAAGTTAGGTGGAATCCTGACCGGAACAGCGGGCAGGCGACGTGGCAAAAGGTCGTGAGGAGCGCTCGCGCCAGGCAAATCAAGGCGGAGTGTGTGCCTGTTGCGAGTACAGACCCGGTGTATATCATTCACACGTCCGGGACGACTGGCGCTCCAAAGGGTGTGATGAGGGATGCTGCTGGTCATGCGGTGGGCTTGAACCTCTCGATAAGCTACCTGTTTGATATTCATGGTCCGGGGGACGTTGCCTTTACGGCGTCGGATATCGGATGGGTCGTCGGGCACTCGTACATTGTGTATGCGCCTTTGTTGGCTGGTGCTTCCACGGTGCTGTATGAAGGCAAACCAGTTGGCACACCAGATGCCTCGTCGTTTTGGAGAGTCGTGGAAGAGTACAAGGTGAACATGATGTTTACGGCGCCGACTGCCCTGCGAGCCATCAAGAGAGATGACCCGGAGAATAAGTTTCTGTCCACCGTAGGCGGCAGAGGAGGCCTGCGGAGCTTGAGAGGGTTGTTCCTGGCGGGAGAACGCTCAGAACCCTCACTTATATCCATGTACCAGGACCTATTGGATAAGTATGCCGCGCCTGATGCACATGTCATTGATAACTGGTGGTCTAGCGAGTCCGGCTCGCCGATGACGGGTCGAGCACTGGTCCCCCACACTGGTAAAGACCGAACATCTAGTGTCCGGAATCACCCTCCTGCCATTATCAAGCCGGGGAGTGCTGGCAAGGCCATGCCTGGATTTGACGTTCGCGTTGTCGACGACCAAGGTCGGCAGGTTGAAAGGGGCAGCATGGGCAACATTGTCCTGGGCATGCCGTTGGCTCCTACTGCTTTTCGGACGCTGtgggaggatgaggagcGGTTTTACAAGAGTTACTTGAAGAGATTTGGCGGCCAGTGGCTGGATACAGGGGATGCGGGTATGATTGACGAGGATGGCTACGTGCATGTCATGAGTAGGAATGACGATGTGTTGAACGTCAGTGCTCATCGACTGTCGAGTG GTGGCATCGAGCAAGCAATCACATCGCACCCTCTCGTAGCGGAAGCAAGCATCGTCGGCATCCCAGACGCCATCAAGGGCCAACTCCCGTTTGCCTTCATCACCCTCTCCACTGCCAATCACCCGACCTCAGCTGTGCCCGATGAAAAGATTGCCTCTGAGATTCAGGCCCTAGTCCGCAAGCAAGTCGGAGCCATTGCGTCGCtgggcggcatcatccaggGCAAGGGCATGATCCCCAAGACGCGGTCGGGCAAGACCCTGCGACGGGTGCTGCGCGAGTTGGTTGAGAATGGTGTGCATGGcgagtttgacaaggagGTTACGGTGCCGAGTACAGTGGAGGACTCGTCCGTCGTGGAGGTTGCGCGGGAGAAGGTGCGTGAGTATTTTGAGAAGAGCGAGGGTAAGCATGCGGCTGTAGAAGGCTTAAAATCAAAGTTGTAG
- a CDS encoding mmc protein (similar to Metarhizium robertsii ARSEF 23 XP_007819180.1) has protein sequence MKYTVALIAAAVGANAWAKNVTVVTEVVDQYTTYCPGPTQITHGTKTYTVTAPTTLTITDCPCTVTKPVVTTSAVVCHTCGGNFPNTTVVQPTGGVTPTKPGNPVPTAGAGKAAALSGAGLAGVVGLAAFIL, from the exons ATGAAGTACACTGTTGCTCTCATCGCTGCTGCCGTTGGCGCCAACGCCTGGGCCAAGAACGTGACTGTTGTCACTGAGGTCGTCGACCAGTACACCACCTACTGCCCTGGACCTACCCAGATCACCCACGGCACCAAGACCTACACCGTCACTGCC CCCACCACCCTGACCATCACTGACTGCCCTTGCACCGTCACCAAGCCCGTGGTCACCACCTCTGCCGTTGTCTGCCACACCTG CGGCGGTAACttccccaacaccaccgttgTCCAGCCCACTGGCGGTGTTACTCCCACCAAGCCTGGCAACCCCGTCCCTACTGCCGGTGCTGGCAAGGCCGCCGCCCTCTCTGGCGCTGGTCTGGCCGGTGTCGTCGGTCTTGCCGCTTTCATCCTGTAA
- a CDS encoding quinone oxidoreductase (similar to Cordyceps militaris CM01 XP_006667214.1) — protein sequence MKAVDIKGGKGERDALFINAQTPKPTPSTGQAIVKIRAFGINRMDIIQRRGFYPLPPQAPLTLGVEFSGTIESFGPGDHGAFKVGDEVLGLAYGGAYAEYIAVSSKMLLHKPDHMSFEQAAAVPETWITATQALHMVLGFTKGKSILWHAGASGVSIAGIQLSKAAGASAVFATAGSDEKCAFVTGQIGATAAFNYKTTDWAKEIKEQTGGKGVDYIVDFVGADYFQKNLDVAARDCRIVMLGTLSGGKVPNADISQILFKRIRIEGSTLRSRDEDYQGRLRDRLETYCPQFGDGSLKIIVDRVMPWEEIQEAHKYMEDAKNTGKIVCTIS from the exons ATGAAAGCAGTCG ATATCAAAGGCGGCAAAGGCGAAAGAGacgccctcttcatcaacgcccagACACCCAAACCAACCCCCTCCACAGGCCAagccattgtcaagatcagaGCCTTCGGCATCAACCGCATGGACATCATCCAACGCCGCGGCTTCTACCCGCTCCCACCACAGGCCCCCCTCACGCTGGGCGTAGAATTCAGCGGCACAATCGAGTCCTTTGGGCCCGGCGACCACGGCGCCTTCAAAGTCGGTGACGAGGTACTCGGCCTAGCGTACGGGGGCGCCTACGCGGAGTACATCGCCGTCAGCTCCAAGATGCTGCTCCACAAGCCGGACCACATGAGCTTCGAGCAGGCTGCCGCCGTGCCGGAGACATGGATCACCGCCACGCAGGCCCTGCACATGGTGCTGGGGTTCACGAAGGGGAAGTCTATTCTCTGGCACGCCGGCGCATCGGGGGTGTCCATCGCGGGGATTCAGCTGTCCAAAGCGGCGGGGGCGTCGGCGGTGTTCGCGACGGCTGGGTCAGATGAGAAATGTGCGTTTGTGACGGGGCAGATTGGGGCGACGGCGGCGTTTAACTACAAGACGACGGATTGGGCCAAGGAGATCAAGGAGCAGACGGGGGGCAAGGGCGTGGATTACATTGTTGACTTTGTGGGTGCGGATTACTTTCAGAAGAATTTGGACGTGGCGGCGAGGGATTGCAGGATCGTGATGCTGGGGACGTTGAGTGGTGGCAAGGTGCCGAATGCGGATATTTCGCAGATTTTGTTTAAGAGGATTCGTATTGAGGGGAGTACGTTGCGGAGTAGGGATGAGGATTACCAGGGCAGGTTGAGGGATCGGCTGGAGACGTATTGTCCTCAGTTTGGGGATGGCAGCCTCAAGATTATTGTGGACAGGGTGATGCCGTGGGAGGAGATTCAGGAAGCGCACAAGTACATGGAGGATGCGAAGAACACTGGCAAGATAGTCTGTACTATTTCCTAA
- a CDS encoding dienelactone hydrolase (similar to Metarhizium robertsii ARSEF 23 XP_007819182.1), with translation MTDAENATKAPESDAQEQAEPQTEVQAEQKQETIIPGDTPAQTGPSTGVGEHCVTDRPTPSGQSSTGEIIKLNDVDVYISKPADYPHAPSKLLLLLTGGTGIKSTNNQIQADKFASEGYLVLMPDLFAGDSAPVSTAITDDSSSIIEQVKLQAVGVVKSFFIDMWLARVTPDKVMPILHKVIEAAQDEYADAVKNGEGIYAVGYCVGGRFVLLLAQESEEQGSDEETGALRKGPYIRAGALAHGASVTPDDFNNLKAPLSLVCVENDNLFPDEVRTTGEDAMSKANLEHEVQVYPGVPHGFAVVGAYTDSAITEAQTTAYDQMLKWIKEH, from the exons ATGACTGACGCCGAAAACGCCACCAAGGCTCCAGAAAGCGACGCGCAGGAGCAGGCCGAGCCACAGACTGAGGTGCAGGCTGAACAGAAGCAGGAGACCATCATCCCTGGAGATACACCCGCTCAGACTGGTCCCTCGACGGGCGTGGGAGAGCATTGCGTAACCGACCGTCCAACGC CAAGCGGACAATCGTCAACAGGCGAAATCATCAAGCTGAACGATGTCGAC GTCTACATCTCCAAGCCAGCAGACTACCCTCATGCTCCctccaagctcctcctcctgctcaCTGGCGGCACGGGCATCAAGTCGACGAATAACCAAATCCAAGCCGACAAGTTCGCCTCAGAGGGCTACCTCGTACTGATGCCGGACCTCTTCGCAGGCGACAGCGCGCCCGTATCCACAGCCATCACCGACGACAGTTCGTCCATAATCGAACAAGTGAAGCTCCAGGCCGTCGGCGTAGTCAagtccttcttcatcgacaTGTGGTTAGCCCGCGTGACCCCAGACAAGGTCATGCCCATTCTGCACAAGGTCATTGAAGCAGCCCAGGACGAATATGCGGACGCCGTCAAGAATGGCGAGGGCATATACGCAGTCGGGTACTGTGTTGGTGGCCGATTTGTCCTCCTGCTGGCTCAGGAGTCTGAGGAGCAAGGCAGTGACGAGGAGACGGGTGCGTTGAGGAAGGGACCGTATATCAGGGCGGGAGCGTTGGCGCACGGCGCATCCGTGACACCAGATGACTTTAATAACCTGAAGGCTCCCTTGAGTTTGGTGTGCGTTGAGAACGATAATCTCTTCCCGGATGAGGTGAGGACTACAGGCGAGGATGCCATGTCCAAGGCGAATCTGGAGCATGAGGTTCAGGTGTACCCTGGGGTTCCTCACG GATTTGCCGTCGTCGGCGCATACACAGATAGCGCCATTACCGAAGCGCAAACGACCGCATACGACCAAATGTTAAAATGGATAAAAGAACACTAA
- a CDS encoding replication factor A 1, rfa1 (similar to Neosartorya fischeri NRRL 181 XP_001260256.1) has translation MDAASALSKGCLDVIFNDIDKAAKLFPVPVMQCLQVKPMGASATGGERYRLVMSDGDHYVQAMLATQANHVIHDEKLVRGSFARVKQYNPQNLKGKNILVILDLEVIESLGVQEKVGNPTAVETNAAKDQTIAGNDFYGAKKEESKPQSMPSRPAVHDGGNIYPIEGLSPFQHKWTIKARVTMKSDIKTWHKPTGEGKLFSVNLLDESGEIKATGFNDQCDAFYDLLQEGSVYYISSPCRVSLAKKQFSNLPNDYEIAFERDTRIEKAEDQTNVPQLRFNFCTIQDLQNVEKDNTVDVIGVLKDVAEVSEITSKTSGKPFQKRELTLVDDTGYSIRVTVWGKTANSFDVNPESVLAFKGTKVSDFGGKSLSLLSSGTMTVDPDIPDAHRLKGWYDSSGRTDNFATHQNMASMGNAAGRKDENKTIAQVKDENLGMDEPAYYSIKATIVFVKQDNFCYPACSKEGCNKKVVETGDGWYCEKCSVSHERPDYRYIASLNVADHTSHQWLSCFNETGEAIFGMSANQLMELKENDEAKFMAAFDAVNCKKLNFRCRAKMDNFGDTQRIRYQVMSSSFLDFKSEGNKLAEMIKQYDMNA, from the exons ATGGATGCTGCGTCGGCCCTATCCAAGGGATGTCTCGA TGTCATCTTCAATGACATCGACAAGGCTGCAAAACTGTTCCCCGTCCCTGTTATGCAATGTCTCCAGGTCAAGCCTATGGGTGCTTCGGCTACTGGAGGCGAACGATACAGACTGGTCATGAGTGATGGCGATCACTACGTTCAAGCAATGCTCGCCACCCAGGCAAACCACGTCATTCACGATGAAAAACTGGTGCGAGGTAGCTTTGCTCGCGTCAAGCAGTATAACCCGCAAAACCTAAAGGGCAAGAA catcctcgtcatcctcgacCTCGAGGTCATCGAATCATTGGGCGTACAAGAAAAGGTTGGCAACCCTACAGCTGTTGAGACCAACGCGGCCAAGGACCAAACGATCGCCGGCAATGACTTTTACGgagccaagaaggaagaaagcaAGCCACAATCCATGCCGTCAAGACCAGCCGTTCACGATGGCGGCAACATTTACCCGATCGAGGGCCTCTCCCCCTTCCAACATAAGTGGACGATCAAAGCTCGAGTCACGATGAAGTCAGACATCAAGACATGGCACAAGCCCACAGGAGAAGGCAAACTCTTCAGCGTAAACCTACTCGATGAGAGTGGAGAGATCAAGGCGACAGGCTTCAACGACCAGTGCGACGCCTTTTATGACCTCTTGCAAGAGGGTTCCGTCTACTACATTTCCAGCCCATGCCGCGTCTCACTAGCAAAGAAACAATTCTCCAATCTGCCAAACGACTACGAAATCGCATTCGAGCGAGACACGAGAATCGAAAAGGCCGAGGATCAAACCAACGTGCCACAGCTCCGATTCAACTTCTGCACCATCCAAGACCTGCAAAACGTTGAAAAGGACAACACCGTCGATGTCATTGGTGTACTCAAGGACGTCGCCGAAGTCAGCGAAATCACATCCAAAACATCAGGCAAGCCCTTCCAAAAGCGAGAGCTCACTCTCGTCGACGACACTGGCTACTCCATCCGCGTCACCGTCTGGGGCAAAACCGCCAACTCGTTCGACGTCAACCCTGAATCCGTCCTGGCCTTCAAAGGCACCAAGGTCTCCGACTTTGGCGGCAAGAGCCTCAGTCTCCTCTCCTCCGGCACAATGACCGTCGACCCCGACATCCCCGACGCCCACCGCCTCAAGGGCTGGTACGACTCATCCGGCCGAACAGACAACTTTGCCACGCACCAAAACATGGCGAGCATGGGCAACGCCGCCGGCCGCAAAGACGAGAACAAGACCATAGCCCAAGTCAAGGATGAGAATCTCGGCATGGACGAACCGGCATACTACTCCATCAAAGCGACCATTGTCTTCGTCAAGCAAGACAACTTTTGCTACCCGGCCTGCTCCAAGGAAGGCTGCAATAAAAAGGTTGTGGAGACGGGCGACGGGTGGTACTGCGAAAAGTGTAGCGTGTCTCACGAACGTCCCGACTACAGATACATTGCGTCTCTCAACGTAGCAGACCACACAAGCCACCAGTGGCTCAGCTGCTTCAACGAGACTGGCGAGGCCATCTTTGGCATGTCTGCCAACCAACTTATGGAGCTCAAGGAAAACGACGAGGCAAAGTTTATGGCTGCATTCGATGCCGTGAATTGCAAAAAGTTGAATTTCAGGTGCAGAGCTAAGATGGACAACTTTGGTGATACGCAGAG GATCCGATACCAAGTGATGAGTTCTTCGTTCTTGGACTTTAAGAGCGAGGGCAACAAGTTGGCTGAGATGATTAAGCAGTATGACATGAATGCTTGA
- a CDS encoding gamma-glutamyl phosphate reductase (similar to Aspergillus terreus NIH2624 XP_001209531.1) has translation MSLTNATPEAAAKEAKNASFALASLPASARNAALEAIHAALSSAKDDILAANARDLELAKKAAADGSLSEALVSRLDLGKKGKWEDMLKGILDVRDLEDPVGKIQLRTKLDDDFILERVSCPIGVILIIFEARPEVIANIASLAVKSGNAAILKGGKESTESFVAISKVISSALEKTEVPNGAIQLVTTRDAIAQLLAQDRYIDLVIPRGSNELVRYIKESTKIPVLGHADGLCSIYLTAKADPEKAITAIVDAKTSYPAGCNSLETLLVQDTALNSSFPGVAAALTAKGVSLRCDPASKAALASLTDANIQDATEADFNTEFLTLTLAVKTVSNVDQAIEHINTHGSHHTDSILTSDAAEAEKFMNQIDSAGVYWNASTRVADGMRYGFGTEVGISTNKIHARGPVGLEGLTIYKYKIRGDYQATATYGDGEGKRPWKHEKLSIE, from the exons ATGTCTCTCACAAACGCAACTCCagaggccgccgccaaggaggCAAAGAACGCCTCTTTTGCTTTAGCCTCACTTCCGGCTTCGGCGCGTAATGCTGCACTTGAAGCCATTCACGCCGCCCTCTCTTCCGCCAAGGACGATATTCTGGCTGCCAACGCTCGCGACCTCGAGCTCGCCAAGAAAGCCGCTGCCGATGGTTCATTAAGTGAGGCTCTCGTGTCCAGGCTGGACctgggcaagaagggcaaatgGGAGGACATGTTGAAAGGCATACTGGACGTTAGGGATTTGGAAGACCCAG TTGGAAAGATTCAATTGAGAACCAAACTCGACGACGACTTCATCCTCGAGCGAGTGTCTTGCCCCATTGGTGTGATCCTTATCATCTTTGAGGCTCGTCCCGAAGTCATTGCCAATATTGCAAGTCtggctgtcaagtctggcaacgCTGCCATTCTCAAGG GCGGCAAGGAGTCTACCGAATCATTCGTGGCAATCTCCAAGGTCATTTCCTCCGCTCTCGAAAAGACCGAGGTCCCCAACGGAGCCATCCAACTAGTAACAACCCGTGATGCTATTGCCCAGCTCCTCGCACAAGACCGCTACATCGACCTCGTCATCCCCCGAGGATCCAACGAGCTCGTCAGATACATCAAGGAGTCAACCAAAATTCCTGTCCTCGGACACGCGGACGGTCTTTGCTCCATCTACCTAACTGCCAAAGCGGACCCTGAAAAGGCAATCACGGCCATTGTCGACGCCAAGACTAGTTATCCCGCCGGATGCAACAGTCTTGAGACCCTCCTCGTCCAAGACACCGCTCTCAACTCCTCTTTCCCTGGCGTGGCCGCTGCTCTAACTGCCAAGGGCGTATCACTACGCTGCGATCCTGCCAGCAAAGCCGCTTTGGCTTCCCTCACCGATGCCAATATCCAGGACGCCACCGAGGCCGACTTCAACACCGAattcttgaccttgacccTCGCCGTCAAGACAGTCTCCAACGTTGACCAGGCCATCGAGCATATCAACACCCACGGCTCTCACCATACCGACTCAATCCTGACTTCTGATGCCGCCGAGGCCGAAAAGTTCATGAACCAGATTGACTCTGCAGGCGTGTACTGGAACGCCTCGACCCGCGTGGCAGACGGCATGCGCTATGGTTTCGGCACAGAAGTCGgcatcagcaccaacaagATTCATGCTCGTGGGCCCGTCGGCCTCGAGGGCTTGACTATTTACAAGTACAAGATTCGGGGTGACTACCAAGCCACGGCTACCTACGGTGATGGAGAGGGCAAGCGACCATGGAAGCATGAAAAGCTGTCCATTGAATAG
- a CDS encoding multidrug resistance protein (similar to Coccidioides immitis RS XP_001248259.1), translating into MSADTEGEKAQPQPQPQRCLNEIERPASPVSVETTETETVHDIEKGLPGDAAVPSVSTSGEPTGAEAPPGLTASRSSSRPSSTRSRAVTIVPRSQRRGLFARIAITPEVERPYEYKNSTKWGITATIALATLAAPMGSSIFYPALHGLTLEFKTTSTIVNLSVALYMLSMAIFPLWWSSFSEEFGRRTIYLISFMLFVIFSILCAVSQNIAMLIVFRVLTGGASASVQAVGAGTIADIWESFERGRAMSMFYLGPLLGPIIAPILGGVLSQNLGWRACMYFLAIYGACVLVMLLLFLPETLAKRKNEARDPQTLQRMSTRESAKVHSKRVAKGLKRFLVDPLAVLLFLRFPPVLITVCLAAIAFGALFVANISIQQEFGKEPYHFKQIIVGLLYFPPGIGYFLASFFGGKWIDNIMAREARKANRYDEHGKLILLPEDRMRENMWIANTVYPCGLLLFGWTLNYGIFWFVPSIGSFLFGISSMLVFSAATTMLTEFVRKRSSAGVAVNNFVRNILSCVGTIVAAPWIDAIGVGYVMTTVACFCIVAGYFGIWSLRRNAPRWRKAMDRALNDLQ; encoded by the exons ATGTCCGCGGACACGGAAGGAGAGAAagcacaaccacaaccacaaccacagcGGTGTCTCAATGAAATAGAGCGCCCAGCGTCTCCGGTCTCTGTTGAAACCACTGAAACAGAAACAGTTCATGACATTGAAAAGGGCCTACCCGGAGATGCTGCCGTCCCATCGGTCAGCACCTCCGGCGAACCTACCGGGGCCGAGGCTCCGCCCGGTCTCACAGCCTCCCGGAGCTCATCCCGACCATCATCAACTCGCTCACGGGCCGTGACAATTGTACCACGGTCCCAGAGAAGAGGACTCTTTGCAAGAATTGCCATTACTCCAGAGGTCGAAAGACCATACGAGTATAAAAATTCAACAAAATGGGGCATCACGGCAACGATAGCATTGGCAACGCTCGCCGCTCCGATGGGCTCATCCATCTTTTACC CTGCACTCCACGGCCTAACCCTGGAATTCAAAACAACCTCTACGATAGTGAACCTGTCCGTAGCACTCTACATGCTCTCCATGGCCATCTTCCCACTATGGTGGTCCTCTTTCTCAGAGGAATTCGGCCGCCGCACAATCTACCTCATCTCCTTTATGCTtttcgtcatcttctccattcTCTGCGCCGTCAGCCAAAACATCGCCATGCTAATTGTATTCCGCGTCCTAACCGGCGGCGCATCCGCCAGCGTTCAGGCCGTCGGCGCCGGAACCATAGCCGACATATGGGAGAGTTTTGAGCGCGGCCGCGCCATGAGCATGTTTTACCTAGGACCGTTGCTGGGACCCATTATCGCGCCTATACTGGGTGGTGTGTTGTCACAGAATCTAGGCTGGCGGGCGTGCATGTACTTTCTCGCAATTTACGGTGCCTGCGTGCTGGTTATGCTGCTTCTGTTTCTGCCCGAGACGCTTGCTAAGCGGAAGAATGAGGCAAGAGATCCGCAAACTCTACAGCGCATGTCGACGCGGGAGTCTGCAAAGGTCCACTCCAAGCGTGTTGCCAAGGGGTTAAAGAGGTTTCTTGTCGATCCGTTGGCCGTGTTGCTGTTTCTGAGATTCCCGCCTGTGCTCATCACAGTTTGTCTGGCAGCTATTGCGTTTGGGGCTCTTTTCGTGGCGAATATATCCATCCAGCAGGAGTTTGGAAAGGAGCCCTATCACTTTAAGCAAATTATCGTGGGATTATTATACTTTCCCCCTGGGATAGGTTACTTCTTGGCGTCCTTCTTCGGCGGCAAATGGATCGATAACATTATGGCCCGGGAGGCACGGAAAGCGAACCGGTACGACGAGCACGGCAAACTCATTCTTTTGCCGGAGGATCGCATGCGGGAAAACATGTGGATTGCGAACACAGTCTACCCGTGTGGACTGCTTCTCTTCGGATGGACTCTCAACTACGGTATATTCTGGTTTGTGCCGTCCATCGGCTCCTTTTTATTCGGCATTTCATCGATGCTAGTGTTT AGCGCCGCAACAACCATGCTCACCGAGTTCGTCCGCAAACGAAGCTCCGCCGGCGTAGCTGTAAACAACTTTGTCCGCAACATCCTCAGCTGCGTGGGCACGATTGTTGCGGCGCCGTGGATCGATGCCATTGGCGTGGGATACGTCATGACCACGGTGGCGTGCTTTTGCATCGTGGCCGGGTATTTTGGCATATGGTCGTTGAGGAGGAATGCACCCAGATGGAGGAAGGCTATGGATAGGGCATTGAATGACTTGCAGTGA